CACCCTCTCTGGGAGTCCACAGACCTGCCTGCCGGCAGGCAGGTTTCACAGATTTTAAAACAGAGATTACGCAGATTGGAGGAAGCAGAGTGCAGGGTGCATGGCGCCCTTCTTGAACCCCGAACCCTGAACCCTCTGCTCCCCCTTCATGAACTTCATGTCCTTCATGGTCGAGAAATCATAGGGCATAGCGCATGGAGCATAAGAGGGGAAGAATTCAGAATTCAGTAGCCCCCTACCTTGCCCCCTCAATGAGTCCATAGATTTCACAGATTAGAGGACTGAAATTACACAGATGGAGATGGCTCCCACTGTCCGCCGCTGGGCATCTTCAGTCCGTCAAAAATCCTCTTGTGCCTCTTGCGCCTCTTGTGGCCACCCTTTCCCCGTTTGTGCCTTTTGTGGCCCCCCACTCCCCTTCCTGAACCCCGAACCCTGAACCCTGCAATCTCATCGCCCCTCTCGAAGTGATATAGTTATAACCACAGGGAGGAGACGATGGCGCAGGGCAGGGCAGTTGCGGCGGCGGTGGCGGCGTTCTCGGCGATCTCGGTTTCCGCCCGGGGGGCCGAGATCGTGGTGGCGCCGTCCGGAGGCGATTATACCTCCATCCAGGCCGCCCTGGACGCCGCCGACGCCGGCGATACCGTCACCGTTCTCTCCGGGACCTACCGGGAGGCGCCGGTCTTCCCCCGGAGCGGTTCGGAGGCTTCCGGCTCTATCACCCTGCGGGCCGGACCGGGGGAGACGGCGGTGGTCGACCCCCAGGCCGAGGGCGACGTCATTACGGTCGCTGACCGCTCCTACGTCCGGATCGTCGGTTTCGAAATCACCAATTCCCATGCCGGCGCCGGCATCATGGTCCGGGGGAAGGGCGACCGGATCGAGATCGCAGACAACCGGATTTACGGCCTGCCCGGCGCCGACGCGATCGGGATCATGATCCTGGGCGACGACCCGGTTCCCCTTTCCGGGATCGTCGTTTCCGGCAACGAGATCCACGACTGCGAACCCGCGCCCAGCGAAGCGCTGGTGTTGAACGGGAACGTCTCCGGCTTCGAGGTCGTCGACAACGTCGTCCGCGACGTGAACAACATCGGCATCGACTTCATCGGGGGGGAGAGTTGGACCGGGAACCACGGCGTGGCCCGGGACGGGGTCTGCCGGGGGAACCGCGTCTACCGCGCCCGTTCCGTCTACGGGGGCGGCTACGCCGCCGGGATCTACGTCGACGGCGGCCGCGACATCGTCATCGAGGGCAACCTGGTCCACGAGTGCGATCTGGGGATCGAGATCGGAGCGGAAAACCCCGGGTACACCGTTACCGGGGTGGTCGTCCGCAACAACGTCGTCTATGCCAACGACAAGGCCGGGATCGTCTTCGGAGGGTACGAAGCGGAACTGGGCCGGGTCGACGGCTGCGAATTTTCGGGGAACACCCTCTACCACAACGACACCCTCGCGGACGGCAACGGCGAATTCGCCGTCAACTGGGCCGAAGGGAACCGGGTCCGGAACAATATCGTCGTGGCCGGCCCCCAGAACCTCCTCATCCGCGCCGAGACCGGAAGCGTCGACAACGGTTTCGACTGGAACCTCTATTACGCCGACGCCGGCGCGGAGGCCGTCGCCGTCGACTGGCAGGGGGTCCGGTACACGGGCTTCGAGCAGTACCGAGCCGCCGTCGGGCAGGACCAGCACTCCGGTTTCGCCGACCCTCTCCTGGACGCGCCGGCCGCGGGCGCGGTCCGTCTCGCCGGGGGGTCCCCGGCCATCCAAGCCGGGGACATGGAGTCTCCGGATCTGCTGGGCGCGGCCGACTGCTACGGTAACCCCCGCGTCCGGGGAGGGAGGGTCGATATCGGCGCCGCCGAAGCCGATATTCTCCCCGGCGCCGGCTCCGGCGACTACGACGGGGACGGCACCGCCGACGTCGCCGTCTTCCGGCCGTCGTCGGGGGCCTGGCTGGTCCGGGGCCTGACCCGGACCTGGTTCGGGGGCGACGGCGACCTGCCCGTGCCCCGGGACTACTCCGGGAACGGGACCTGGGAGCCGGCGGTCTTCCGGCCGTCTTCGGGCAGATGGTCGGTCCGGGGCCTGACCTCGGCCTTCTACGGGGTTTCCACGGACGTCCCGGTCCCGGCGGACTACGACGGTGACGGGAGCGTCGATATCGCCGTCTTCCGCCCGGCGGGGGGAAAATGGCTGGTCCGCGGCGGCCTTCAGGCCTACTACGGGATCTCCACCGACGTCGCCGTCCCCGGGGATTACGGCGGGGACGGCACTGCCGCCGTCGCCGTCTTCCGGCCCTCGGCCGGCCGCTGGCTGGTGCGGGGGGGGACCGGGGCCTACTACGGTTCTTCCGCCGACACCGTCGTTCCCGGAGATTACGACGGGGACGGGACCTGGAACTTCGCGGTCTTCAGGCCGTTTTCCGGCCGTTGGCTGGTCAGGTACGGCCCCGCCGCCTACTGGGGGGCATCGGGGGACGCGGTCCAGCCGGCCGACTACGACGGGGACGGGACCTGGGACTTCGCCGTCTTCCGCCCGGCGGCGGGGAAATGGCTGGTGCGTGGGGTGACTTCCCCCTACTACGGCGCCTCCACCGACGTCCCCGTCGCCAACCCCTAAGAGGGAGGGTTCAGGGTTCGGGGTTCGGGTTATCTCTATGCCCCCTGCTCTATGCTGTTTCGACCATGAAGGACATGAAGATCATGAAGGGAAGAGGGGTAGCCACAAGAGGCACAAGAGGCACAAGAGGATTTTAGAGGAGTGGAAAATGTCTTGGTAGAGACAGTAAGAAAACACCCTCGTATCTCTTGATCTGTGTCATCTGTGGACTTTTCTTGAACCCTGAACTCTGCATTCCTTTCCCAATCAGAGTTAATCAGAGAAATCAGGTGCAAAAGTCTCCAGGGGCCGCGGTGGTGGGCTCCTGAATTCTGAATTCTGACTCCTATATTCTTCCCCTGAATCCCTACCACATTCGCGCGTTGGACCGCGCCGGGTAATACTCGATCCGGCCGGAGTTCGGGGCGCGGCGGGCCCAGCCGACCACCCGGTTCCGGCGGTCGAAGAACTCCATCCGGTTCAAGGTGGGGTTGAAGCGGGAAAATCCGACCAGGGCGCCTTGCCGGTCGAAATACTCCACCCGCTTCAGGCCGGGGTTGTAGCGGCCCCAGCCGCCGGGCGGCTCCGCCCGCGCGGCCGACGCGAGCACGACGAAAAGACAGACGATCGCGGCGATTTTTCCCAACATGCCGTCCTCCCGCGAATAGCGGTATGTCCTGAAACCCGCTATACTATTATCGCGGCTTTATCGGGAACTCTCAAAACCAAAACTCGGGGAAAAGCGGTTGCCGGAGGGCGGGATGAAAGCCGAGACCATCGCCGAACTGAAAGAAACGGGAAAGCTCGCCCTGGGATTCATGCCCTGGCTCCTTTTCCTGTTCCTCCCCACCGGCGGCTGGAACGAGCTGCGCCGCGCGGTCCCGATCTGCCTGGCCGCGGCCCTCCTCTTCGGCTGGAAGTCGCTGCGGCGTGGTTTCATCCTCCAGTGGGCGACCCTGGCGTTTTTCCTCTTCGTCACCGTGGCCCTGTACGGGTTCGCCTGGGTCTGGCTGGCGGAGAACATGGCGGTCGTGGCCAATGCTTTCCTGGCCGGGACCATCTGGGCCACGGTGCTGGCGGGCCGGCCCTTCACGCTCCAGTACGCCCGCGAAGGGCTGCCCCGGGACCGGTGGTACGATCCCGCCCTGATCCGGGGGTGCCGGTCGATCGCCGTCTTCTGGGGCGCGCTGCTGCTGGTCCCCACCGCCTGCAACCTTTTCCGCGATTTCCGACCCGCCGCGCTGCCGGACAAGTTTTATTTCGCGGTCAGCCTCGGCTGCATCGTCCTCGGTTTCGCCTACACCGTCTGGTACCGTCGACGGAAACGCCGGCAGCATGCGGCCGTTTCCCGCTGAGCCCGCTCCCCCGGAGGATCAGTAAGAAATCTTCGCGGAAGATCTTTCCGGCGCTGTTCGGAAGCTGAAATCGATACCGAGGCCCCCGGGCAAGGCCCGGACGTCCATTCCGGCGCCGGCGAGGCGCAGCCGCCGACGATGAGACCGGAACGCCGTTTCCCCGGGCCGTGCGCCGTCCGCGGCGAACCCGGCTTCGATGCCGAGCCCCGGCCCCATGGGAGAGTCCGACCAGGCAAAGACGAGAGAAACCGCCCCCGCCGCCGCCAGTTCTTCCAGCAGCGCCGCCACGGCGTCGAGGAAGCGCCGCCGGTCGATCCGAATCGGGGAGAGCTTCTTTCCGCAGGCCCGGAATTCGAGGGCGAGGCGCCGGCAAGCCGGGTCCGCGACGAGCACGCCGATGAGATATTCCCGGAACCCCTCGGGATCGTCGGGGATTTCCTCCAGGCTCGCCCCCGTTCCGGGGCGGCGCGTGACCTCGGCGCGGACGGCCGCGAACAGTGCCTCCGGGTCCGTCGCCTCCGCGTCCTCCGGCGGCCCCAGGCCCTTGGAGGTGTCGATGAAATCGCCGACCAGGGTCGCCGCCAGGCGCAGCAGGTGGGGTTCGACGATCCGGTCCAGCCCCTCGGTTTCCAACAGGCGTCCGATTCCACGGATGAGCTGGATCGCTTTCAGGGCGACCTGGACTTCGATCACCTCCCCGGCCAGATAGCGTTCCCGGAAGTTTCGGAAATCGCGCAAAAGCTGGGCGACCTGTTTCGAATCCAGGACGCGGGCGATTTCGCGGGCGGCGCCCCACTCTTCGAACTGCCGCAGGCGGCGGGCCAGGGTATGGATTTTCTTCTGGATGAGGGCGAAGACCGCCCCCATCTCCGCGAAAAGTTCCTGGGCGTAGTCGGAGATATAGTTTACGCGCCCGGCGTCGGCGACCTCGATGCCTTCGAGGTCGGCGGCTTCCTCGACGACTCGTTCGAGGGCGGTTTCGATCGCTTCCCCCCGGAGCGGCCGGCCGTGGCCGGGGTAGCAGGTCTCGATACCGCCCCGGGCGTACAGGCGCACGAGCCCCCGCGCCGAGGCCATCAGTTCCTCCCGGTTCCAGCCCGGGGCTCCGGCGATGAGGGGAGCGGTGGCGGCGAGCAGGTCGCCGCAGAAGAGGGCGCTTCCCAGGCGGAAGCAGACGCTGTCCGGGCTGTGGCCCGCAACGGCGTAGACTTCCATGGTGTTGCCGGAGTCCAGGGCAAGCGATGTCCGAGCGAGGCCGCCGTGGCCGTTACCCCCGGGGACGGGGCGCAGCGGGATATCGGCCGCGAACGGAGCCAGGTCCTGTCCCAGGATCTGGGCCTGCGTGATCCTGCGGTCGGCCGCCCGCAGGGATTCGGCCCCGATTTCGTGGATGGCCACGACCGTTCCCGTCAGCTCACGCCATTTGGCATTGGAGACCGCCTCCAGGGCGTGGTCGACGTGGCAGTGGGTGAGAAGGACGTAGACCGGCCGCGGTTTTTCCCGGAGCAGGTTTTTCAGCACCGCCAGGATGGCTTCGGTCTGCTCCGGCAGCCCTCCGGGGTCGATGACCGCGAGGGCGCCGGGCGTTCGGATGAGGTAGGAGTTGCAGGAAAAGACCAGGGGCTTGCGCAGGTAGGAATAGAGCCATGCCTGGCGCGCCCCCGGGATCGGTTCCCAGCCCGGGGACATCGTGGCGGCGGTCTTGGATCGATTTCGGTTCATACCCGACCTCTCTTCCGCGGGTACCGTAGTATAGCCGCAGTCGCGCCCTCGGGAGGACTGTTATTAATCAGGCCATAAATGGCACCGCCACCTTTGCCTCCGTTATTGCGAGCGGAGCGAAGCAATCCACCCATCTTTTATACTGAAGAGATCGCTTCGCCCCCTTTGGGGACTCGCAATAACCCGTATATCCAAGTATGGACGTTCTTATAAATCCTTGGGCGAATCGGGGCCTTTTTCGAAGTCGTATGCGTAAGCGGTTGAATATTTCCCGGGTCCGTCCGTCAAAGAAGGTGAACGGGAACCCCAGGAGGGACGGACGATGAAAAAGCTGATGGGAAGCATCATGGTCGCCGCGGCGGTCCTCTTCTGCGCCCAGGGCGCCCTCGCCGACTGCCACGGCTGGAA
The nucleotide sequence above comes from bacterium. Encoded proteins:
- a CDS encoding MBL fold metallo-hydrolase → MNRNRSKTAATMSPGWEPIPGARQAWLYSYLRKPLVFSCNSYLIRTPGALAVIDPGGLPEQTEAILAVLKNLLREKPRPVYVLLTHCHVDHALEAVSNAKWRELTGTVVAIHEIGAESLRAADRRITQAQILGQDLAPFAADIPLRPVPGGNGHGGLARTSLALDSGNTMEVYAVAGHSPDSVCFRLGSALFCGDLLAATAPLIAGAPGWNREELMASARGLVRLYARGGIETCYPGHGRPLRGEAIETALERVVEEAADLEGIEVADAGRVNYISDYAQELFAEMGAVFALIQKKIHTLARRLRQFEEWGAAREIARVLDSKQVAQLLRDFRNFRERYLAGEVIEVQVALKAIQLIRGIGRLLETEGLDRIVEPHLLRLAATLVGDFIDTSKGLGPPEDAEATDPEALFAAVRAEVTRRPGTGASLEEIPDDPEGFREYLIGVLVADPACRRLALEFRACGKKLSPIRIDRRRFLDAVAALLEELAAAGAVSLVFAWSDSPMGPGLGIEAGFAADGARPGETAFRSHRRRLRLAGAGMDVRALPGGLGIDFSFRTAPERSSAKISY
- a CDS encoding right-handed parallel beta-helix repeat-containing protein, producing the protein MAQGRAVAAAVAAFSAISVSARGAEIVVAPSGGDYTSIQAALDAADAGDTVTVLSGTYREAPVFPRSGSEASGSITLRAGPGETAVVDPQAEGDVITVADRSYVRIVGFEITNSHAGAGIMVRGKGDRIEIADNRIYGLPGADAIGIMILGDDPVPLSGIVVSGNEIHDCEPAPSEALVLNGNVSGFEVVDNVVRDVNNIGIDFIGGESWTGNHGVARDGVCRGNRVYRARSVYGGGYAAGIYVDGGRDIVIEGNLVHECDLGIEIGAENPGYTVTGVVVRNNVVYANDKAGIVFGGYEAELGRVDGCEFSGNTLYHNDTLADGNGEFAVNWAEGNRVRNNIVVAGPQNLLIRAETGSVDNGFDWNLYYADAGAEAVAVDWQGVRYTGFEQYRAAVGQDQHSGFADPLLDAPAAGAVRLAGGSPAIQAGDMESPDLLGAADCYGNPRVRGGRVDIGAAEADILPGAGSGDYDGDGTADVAVFRPSSGAWLVRGLTRTWFGGDGDLPVPRDYSGNGTWEPAVFRPSSGRWSVRGLTSAFYGVSTDVPVPADYDGDGSVDIAVFRPAGGKWLVRGGLQAYYGISTDVAVPGDYGGDGTAAVAVFRPSAGRWLVRGGTGAYYGSSADTVVPGDYDGDGTWNFAVFRPFSGRWLVRYGPAAYWGASGDAVQPADYDGDGTWDFAVFRPAAGKWLVRGVTSPYYGASTDVPVANP